GTCTTCCCGGTCAGCGCCTTCGACGGGCACGGCCTGGACGCGCTCGCCGCGGCCCTGTCCGGCCGGACCTCGGCCCTGCTCGGCCAGTCCGGCGTCGGCAAGTCCACCCTGGTCAACGCCCTGCTGGGGGCGGAGGAACAGGAGTCGGGGGAGGTGCGCGGCAGCGACGGCAAGGGCCGGCACACCACCACCACCCGCGATCTGCTGCCGCTGCCCTCGGGCGGGCTGCTGATCGACACCCCTGGGCTGCGCGGCGTCGGCCTGTGGGAGGCGAACGACGGTCTCACCCAGGTGTTCGCGGAGATCGAGGAGCTGGCCACCCGCTGCCGTTTCCACAACTGCGAGCACCACGCCGAACCCGGCTGCGCGGTCCTCGCCGCCGTCGAGGACGGCACCCTCTCGCACCGCCGGTTCGAGAGCTACCGCAAGCTGCTGCGCGAAAGCGCCTGGATCGCCTCGCGCACCGATGCCCGGCTGCGCGCCGAGCTCGGCCGCGAATGGCGCCGGCGCGAGGCCGCGGGGCGTGAGATGTACGAGCGCAAGCGCGGCGGGAAACACCGTAAGGCGTTCTGATGGTGGTCCGGCCACACCCGCTTCTCGGCCAAGGGCGGCGGATGTGGCCACTTGCAGCCACTGCACCTTGGTGCCAACCCAACTTCTTGTAGCGCCCGTTCGGCCCCTGGCAGATTACTCAACGGCAGCAGGTCAAAAGCAGCTGCCGAGTCAAATCGAGTAAGCCACAAGCCACTTCGAGGGAATCGGACGGTAAAAGAAATGCGACGCAAGGCTTTTGTCTACCTGGTCTCGTGCGCCGTGGCCCTCTCGGCGACGGTGATGGGCGCCTCCGCCGCGCAGGCCGCGGACACCCTGCACACGAGCAAGACGAGCGTGACCGACAGCGGCGACAGCTGGGGCTGGGACTAGCCCAGGGCCGCCCACGGCCCCTACCCACCATGCCAGAGAGGGCGAATTCCCGTGACCATTGACCAGGGCGTACTCCACTACGACTTGTCCACCGACGAAGTCGCCCAGCTGGACGCGCTGATCGCCGAACTGAAGCAGGCGGACTGCGACCCGGGCCACCCGCGCTTCCACGACGAGGCCTGGGAGCTGACCGGCCGGCTGCCCGTCGGGCTGCGGAAGTTCCTCGCGGAGTTCCGCCGCGACGATCCGGCCGCCGCATTCAAGATCCGGGGATTCGACGTCGACGACCAGGCCGTGGGACCCACACCCGGTAACTGGTCCGACGCCGCCGCCTCGCTGAACACCCGCCGCGAGGAAATCTTCCTCTCGCTCATCGGGAAATGCCTGGGTGAGATATTCAGCTGGCCCACTCTGCAGTCCGGCCGGATGATCCAGAATGTGCTGCCGATCGCCGGCGAGGAGAACGAGCAGAGCGGTCACGGCAGCGATGTGCTGCTGGAATGGCACACCGAGGACGGATTCCACCCCTACCGCTGCGACTATCTGGCCCTTTTCGGAATCCGCAACCACGACCGGGTGCCGACCACCGTCGCCTCCATCCGTGACGTGGAGCTCAGCGCGGAGACCCGGAAGGTGCTGTCCGAGCCTCGCTTCTACATCCTTCCGGATGACGAGCACCTGCGTCAGCTTGCCGTCCAGCAGCCGGACCACCCGGGTCTGCTGCGGATGCGCGCGATGCGCGAGACCCCGGAGCCGGTGGCCGTCCTCTTCGGCGCCCCCGACTCCCCGTACCTGCGCATCGACCCCTTCTTCATGCGGTGCGTCGAGGGTGACGCGGCCGCCGAGCAGGCGCTGAAGGAGCTCGTCGCGGAGCTGGAGCGGGCCACCCAGGACGTCGTCGTCGAAGCCGGCACGCTGCTCGTCGTCGACAACTACCTCGCCGTGCACGGCCGCAAGGCCTTCACCGCCCGCTACGACGGCACGGACCGCTGGCTCCAGAAGGCGATCATCACCCGTGACCTGCGCAAGTCGCGGGAGACCCGGGACACCGCTTCGGGCCGTGTCCTGATCTGATCACCCAGGAGAGAAAAGGGGGAGTGGCGCGATGGCAGCGTCCCATGCTGTACCGATCGAGGCGGTGGTCCTGGCCGACGTCGCGATCGTCCTGCTGGTCGGGGCCGTCATGGTCCGGCTCGCGCGGCGGATCCACCAGCCGCCCGTGGTGGCGGAGATCGCCGCCGGACTGATGCTCGGCCCCAGCCTGCTGGGGCTCCTGCCGGGGAACCTGCCCGCGCTGCTCTTTCCGCCCGAGGCCAGACCGATGCTGTCGGCCGTCGCCCAGGTCGGCCTGGCCCTCTTCATGTTCCTGGCCGGCTGGGAGCTCGACCTCGGCAAGCTGCGGGGCCGCACCGCCTCGGTGGGCTCCACGGCGATCCTCGCCATGGCCGTCCCCTTCGCGGTGGGCGCCGGGGCGGCGACCCTGCTCCACGGCTCGCTGGCACCCGCCGGGGTGGGGCACGACATGTTCGTGCTCTACCTGGCCACCGCCTTCTCCATCACCGCGTTCCCGGTGCTCGCCCGGATCATCCGGGACCAGGGCCTCGGCACCACGCGGGTCGGCACCACCGCCATGGCCTGCGCCGCGGCCGGTGACGTGGTCGCCTGGTGCGTCCTCGTCCTGGTGGTCGCGATGGCCGGCTCCGGCGGGACCGGCGGCTTCTTCCAGGTGCTGGCCTGGACGGCGGCGTACGCCGCGGCGATGCTCTTCGTCGTGCGGCCGCTGCTGCACAAGGTGCTGCGCTGGTCCGGCAACGGGCGGCTCGCGGTCGTCGCGGCCGGCGTGCTGCTCTCCGCCTACGCCACCTCGTGGGTCGGCATCCACGCCATCTTCGGCGCCTTCGCCTTCGGCCTGATCATGCCGAGGCAGGGCGAGGGGGAGGCGCACGCGCTGCTGCGCCGGCAGATCGAGCTGCCGCTGGAGAAGGCCTCCTCCCTGCTCCTGCCGGTCTTCTTCGTGGTCACCGGCCTCTCCGTCGACATCGGCGGGCTCGGCTGGTCCGGCCTGGCGGCCCTGCTGCTCGTGCTGGTCGCCGCGGTGGTCGGCAAGTTCGCGGGCGCCGCCCTGCCGGCCCGGTTCTCCGGGATGAGCTGGCGGGACGCGGGAGCCTTCGGCACGCTCATGAACACCCGCGGCCTCACCGAGATCGTCATCCTCGGCATCGGCCGCGAGCTGGGCCTGATCGGTCCGGAGCTGTTCACCATGATGGTCCTGATGGCCCTGGTCACCACGGCGATGGCGGGCCCGATCCTGCGCCTGCTCGGGGTGGGCGGCCCGCCGCCCGGCCCGGACCCCGTCCCGCAGGCCGGGGCCCCGGCCAAGGAAAAGATCGGAGCCGTCTGATGCACCCCTCCCGCCTCTTCGGCTACGAGCACCGCGCCAACGGCACGGTCGTGATCACCCGTGGCTGCCGCATCGCCGGCGTCGTCCGCGGCGACTCCGAGGTCGACCGCTTCCTGACCGAGCTGGCGGAGGCCACGGCCGGCACCGGCCGGCAGCAGGTGCTCGCCCGCTGGGTGACCGGCGCCGTACCGGCGGCGTGAACGGATGAACGGATGAGCGCATGAACGCGCGTAGGGCCTGTCCCCCGTCGGGGGCAGGCCCTACGGCCGTGCCGGGACCCGTCGCGCGGGGTCCGGCCGGTCCGGCTCGGGCATCTGGTCCGTCTCCGCCAGCCGGCGCCGCGCCCGGGCGGCCAGCTGCCGGGCGGCGGCCGGGGTGAGCTCCAGGGCCTCGGCGATCGTGTCGAAGGGCATGCCGAAGTCGTCGTGCAGTACGTACGCCACCCGCTCGGCCGGGGCGAGCGCGTCCAGGACGGCCTCCTCGCCGGGCCCGCTGCCCAGGGCGCCCGGCGGGGGTCCGCTGCGGGCGGCCTCGCGCGCCCGCAGCCGCGCGAGGCAGACCCGGACGAGGGCCGCCGGGGCGGGCGCGCCGGGCCCGGCGCCGCGCTCCGCCTCCCGCAGGGCCTCGTCGGCCTCGGCGTGGGAGCCGAGGAGGCGGTGCGCGACCGCGCGCGGCCGCGCACCGGTGGTCACCGCGTGATCGTCCACGGTCAGTCGCCGTGCCCCGTCCCGCCGCTGCCGAAGCCGCCGCTGGAGATGCCGCCCCACTTGCGCTTCTCCTCGCTCGGCGGCTCGGGATTGGGCTCGCTGCCGTCCTTGAGCTGGTACGGCATGAGCCGGTGCTCGCCGTCGGTCCGCGGCATCTCCGCGGGCCTGCGGTACTCGGTCATCTCGCCGGGTATGGCGTCGGACTCCGGGCGGTGCGGCTGCTCCTCGGGAGAGGGCGGCCGGGATTCCCGGTTCCTCAGGTAGGAGCCCAGCCAGAAGGCTCCGATGAGGACGAGGACCAGGACCAGCCCGCCGAGGACCTGGGCGAGACCGGACTGCCAGACACCGGCCACCGTGGTGACCGGGTCGGAACCCACGAGGAAAGTGTTCATACTCCAGGATTACCCCGTTTTGCACCGTTTGGCCGCGCGGGTGGAAATCCGGTTCTGAAACATTTCCCGGAGCCCATGGCGTCAGTGAGGTGTGGGCGCACGCACAGCGCGCCCCCAGCACCGACAGCGAACGCGTCACAGCGACGGAAGGGGGGACATGAGACAGTCCCGCGCGGACGAGTTCCTGGAGTTCGCCTCCGCCCGTTCGGGCCACCTGTTCCGCTCGGCCTGCCTGCTGACCAGCGGCGACACCCATCTGGCCGAGGACCTGGTACAGGACACGCTGGGCCGCATGTACGTCCACTGGGGCCGCATGCACCGGGTCGGCAACCCGGCCGGATACGCGCAGACCGTGCTCGTCCGCAGTTTCCTCAGCCACCGGCGGCGCCGCTCGGCCACCGAGCGCCCCCTCGGCGAGCTGCCCGACCAGGCCCCCGCCGACGGCGAGGACCCCGCCCTGCGGATCGCCCTGCTCGACGCCCTGGCCGGGCTCGCGCCCAAGGACCGGGCGGTGGTCGTCCTGCGGTACTGGGAGGACCGGAGCATCGAGGAGACGGCCGACGCCCTGAACGTGAGCTCGGCGGCCGTCCGCACCCGTTCCACCCGGGCCCTGGCGAAGCTGCGCCGGCGGCTCGGCGGCAGCATCGGCGAGCTCGCCGCCCGCTGATCCCGCCGCATCCCGCGGGCGACCCCGCACGCGACCCCCGTACACGGACTTTCCCCACCCACGAAACGGAGACGGTGATTCCGCCATGCCCCAGCACGACCAGCACGACGACCACGACCTGACCCACGGGCGCTTCGAGGACGAGCTCGGTGCGGTCCTGCGCGCCACCGGCGAGGGCTTCGTCGCCGAGGACCGGCGCGAGCTGGCCACCGGCGGCCTCGCCCGCGGCCGCCGCAGGCTGCTGCGCCGCCGCGTCGCCACCGTCGGCGGAGCCCTCGCTCTCGCCGCGGTCGGCGTGGGCGGCGTGTACGGCGGCTCCCTGCTCGGCGGCGCCTCCGTCGGCGGCCCCGACGGCGTCTCCGTGGCGGCCGGCCCCAAGCCCGGCACCCCGTCCGGCGCCGTCGGCACGGGCGGCCGCGGCTCCCGGGAACCCGACCAGCCGCAGATCCCCGTCGCCGACCTCGCCGCCGTCCTCAAGGCCAACACCCCCGCCGGCACCTGGGAGATCCAGGACCCCGAGGGCAAGGGCCAGTCCGTCACCGCCGTGTACGACGACGGCAAGGGCAAGGTGGGCGTCTCCGTCGGCCTCTACCGCGCGGGCAGCGACGACGGCGAGGCCGGCGCGGGCCAGGTGACCTGCCCGGACGAGGTGGCCGTCCCGTACGACGACTGCACCAGCGAGAAGCTCGCCGACGGCTCCCGGCTGATGGTCCTCCAGGGGTACGAGTACCCCGACAAGCGCGTGGAGACCAAGAACTGGCGGGCGGTGCTGCTCACCAAGGACGGCTTCCTGGTCGACGCGAGCGAGTACAACGCGGCCACCGAGAAGGACTCCCCGATCAGCCGCGAGAACCCCCCGTTCAGCCCGGCCCAGCTGAAGAGCCTGGTCACGTCGCCTGGTTGGCGCCCGCTGCTCCAGCAGCTGCCGGCCCTCCGGAACCTGCCGGGCACCCCGGGGGACCCCGCCCCGCACGTGCCGAGCGCCGCCGCCGTCCAGGCGACCCTGCGCTCGCTGCTGCCCAAGGCCCAGGGCCTCCGGGTCGTCGGCAAGGGCGGCGAGGGCAGCTACGCCTACCTCGTCGTCGACGAGGGCAAGGGCAGGAGCCTGGTCCAGATCAACGTCCAGCCGGGCATGACGGGCGTCCGCGCCGACCTGTTCACCGGCCCGGACGTCACGGTCGAGGCCGACGGCACGCGGGTGAACCTGAGCAAGAAGGCGGGCGAGAAGGGCGGTGAGGGCGTCGTCTGGTGGAGCGCCGACACCCTCGGAGCGGACGACTTCCGGGTCGTCGTCTCCGCCTTCAACTCCGGCACGCAGCACGACGCGGCGACCCGCGCCGAGCCCGCGCTGACCACGGAGCAGCTGAAGGCGATCGCGCTCAGCCCGAAGTGGCGGGCGCTGGTCGAGCGCTGATCCCCCCGAGCGGCGGGCCGGACCTCGGCGGAGGTCCGGCCCGCCTCGTTCCGCCCCGTCCCACTCCGCCCCGTTCCGCCCTGCTCCGCCTCACTTCGCCTCGGAGTAGCGCTCCACCGTGGCCGTGGTGAACGGGAAACGCACCGGCGTCTCCCCGAACGCGATCCGCCCCGCCTCGTCGCCCGCCGCGCGGATCGCCTCCGTGACCGCCGGCGCCTCCTCGGCCGGGCAGTGCACGATCACCTCGTCGTGCTGGAAGAAGACCAGCTCGGCCCGCATCCCGGCGGTGGCGCGCCGCAGCGCCGCCAGCATCAGCAGGGCCCAGTCGGCGGCGCTGCCCTGGACCACGAAGTTCCGGGTGAAGCGGCCCCGGGCGCGGGCGTCGGTCGACGCGTACCCCGGTACGTACTGCCCGGAGGCGTCGTCCTCCGCGGCGGCGGCCTGCGGCAGGCCCGCCTCCTCGTCCTCGGCGGCCCCCGCCGCCTTCGGGCTGGTGCGGCCCAGCCAGGTGCGCACCAGCCGGCCCTCCTCGCCCGCCTTCGCCGCGTCGTCCACATAGGCCACGGCGCGCGGGAAGCGGCGCCGCAGGGCGGCCAGGTTCTTCAGGCCGTCGCCGCTGGTCTGCCCGTAGACCGCGCCGAGCAGCGCCAGCTTGGCGTGGTCGCGGTCGCCGGAGAAGGCCCGGTCGGACAGCCGGGTGTACAGGTCGTCGGGGTGCCCGGCGACCTCCATCAGGCCGGGGTCGCGGGAGATCGCGGCCAGCACCCGCGGCTCCATCTGGTCGGCGTCGGCGACCACCAGCCGCCAGCCCTCGTCGGCGACCACGGCCTGCCGGATCACCTTGGGGATCTGCAGCGCGCCGCCGCCGTTGGTGGTCCAGCGCCCGCTGACCGTGCCGCCCGGCAGGTACTCCGGGCGGAAGCGGCCGTCGCGCACCCAGTCGGCCAGCCAGGACCAGCCGTGCGCGGTCCAGATCCGGTAGAGCTTCTTGTACGCGATGAGGGGCGCGACCGCCGGGTGGTCGATCTCCTCCAGCTCCCAGCGGCGGGTGGACCGCACCCGGATCCCGGCCCGCGCGAAGGCCTTCAGCACCTCTGCGGGCAGGTCGGGCCGCACCCGGTGCCCGAAGGCTGCGGACACCTCGTCGGCCAGCTCCGCGAGGCGGCGCGGCTCGCCGCCGCCCGCGTACCGCTCGCCGAGCAGGCCGTGCAGCACCTCCCGGTGCACGTCGGCCCGCCAGGGCAGCCCGGCCCGGTGCATCTCGGCGGCGACCAGCATGCCCGCGGACTCGGCGGCGGTGAGCAGCCGCATCCGCCCCGGGTGCTCGGCCCGGTCGTGCCGCCGCTGCTGCTCCGCGTACACCTGGAGGAGCCCGTCGAAGGGGATGCCGGCGGACGCCACGGGCTCGAAGAGGGAGTCCTGCGAGCCGGGCTCGGCGGCCCTGGCCGGCGGGTCGGGCGGGACCGGCGCGTTCCGCAGCCGGGCCCAGGCGGCGGCGGCCGAGCGGGGCTCGCCGAGCCGCCCCTCGTGGCCGAGGAGGAGCTGCTCGGCGTCCTCGACGTCGTAGCACCGCTCGACCCGGACGCCGGCTGCGAGCAGCCGCGGATACACCTCGGAGGTGGCGCGCCAGACCCAGCGGGCGACGTCCGGGCGGGACCGGACGGCCGCCACCAGGTCCGGCTCGCGCCGCACCTCCCCGGCGGGCAGCCCGTCCGGCCCGAGGGCGACGAGCAGCGCCCCGTCCCCCTCCGGCTCGGGCGCGAGTGCCCACCGTTCGTTCACGGGTGCGAGTCTGGCACCCGCCACTGACAATCACCGGGAGGCGGGCGCCCGGGGCCTCACGCCGCCTTGTGGAAGAGGGCCGCGGCCTCGCCCCGGGAGCCGACGCCGAGCTTGTTCAGGATGTTGGCGACGTGGAACTTCACCGTGGACTCGCTGATGTGCAGCTCCTGCGCGATCTGCCGGTTGCGGTGCCCGAGCGCCAGATGGGTCAGCACCTCCAGCTCGCGCTCCCCGAGCCCGGTCAGCGGGCTCATCGCGGCGACCGGGGCCTCCGGGGTGGCGAGCGGAACGGTGGCCGTCACGGTGGTGCCCCAGCCGGGCACTGCGTCGAACTCCAGCCGTCCGCCGAGCACCTCCAGACGGTCGGTGACGCTGCCCGCGCCGAGCGGGCAGGCGTCGAGCAGGCCGGGCCCGTCGTCCCGCACGGTGGCCCGCAGCTCGTGCTCGGTCAGCGTCCAGCCGACGTGCACCCGGGAGACCGCCTCCTGCTCCAGCACGATCAGCAGCAGGGCCCGGACGATCGCCCGCGTGCCGTGCGCCACGTCCGCCGGGAGGGTGCGGACGGATTGCGGCGGGCCGAGTTCGAGACGGACGGCGCTGTGCCGCAGCATCGGGCGCAGCACGTCCGCGAGCCGGGCGAAGGCCTCCGCGGCGGGTTCCTCGGCGACCGACCTGTCCCGCTGGGACTCGGCCCGCAGCTCGATCAGCGAGGAGACGGCCAGGTCGGTGGCGGTCGCCCGGGCGGCGGCGTCGTCCAGGGCGCGGCTGCGCAGCACCCCGAGCAGCCCGGAGAGCGCGGCGGCGTGCGCGGTGGTGAGCTCGGCGGTCACCCGCGCCCGGGTGTCGGCCGCAGTCCGCGAACGGGCCAGGGCGTCCGGCACCGCCTCGCTCGCGAACCGGTCGAAGTGGCTGGTCACCAGGTCCCACAGGGCCTGCGCCAGGCCGAGTTCGGGTGCGCCGGCCGGTGCGGCGCCGTCCTCCCGTACGAGGACGAGGACCGAGCCGCGGGGCGTGGCGTCGCTGCGGACCGCGACCACCTCCCGCTCCGCCCCGCCGACCAGGGCCCGGCCCTGCCAGGGGGCGCCGGGCACCCCGGCGGCGAGCAGCGGGGTGAGCTCGGCGGCGGTGTAGGGCAGCGCGGCGTCGCCGGTCCGCTTGAACGGCGAGTGCGCGCAGTGCGTGGACAGTTCGGCCGCCGCGAGGTGCGGGATCAGCGGGGCCAGGACCTCGGAGAGGCGGGGCAGGATCTCGCCCAGCGGCTGCCGGATGACGTCGTGGGCGGCCAACAGGGCGCCGGTGGCGGTGAGTTCCATGGGTGTCAGCGTACGGCCGTCCTTTCGGTCAGGTGGGACTGTCCGTTCGGACGGCGGGGGCGGGGTGGCGCCGGACGGATGCTTGATCCATCGGAACGGATCACTGAGCACTTCTCCGGATCACCGAAGACGGATCCGGAGCGGGGAGACGGGGAGTCATGGAAGCGATCGTGTACGAGGAGTTCGGCGGCCACGAGGTGCTGCGCCACGAGACGGCCGTGGCCGTGCCGGAGCCCGGCGCGGGCGAGGTGCGGGTCAAGGTGGCGGCGGTCGGCGTCAACCCGGTGGACTGGAAGCGCCGTTACGGCTGGGTCGAGGAGTTCTACCCGACCACCTTCCCGGCCGTCCCCGGCCTGGAGTTCGCGGGCACGGTCGACGCGCTCGGCGAGGGCGTGACCGGGGTGGCCGTCGGCGACGAGGTGTTCGGCTGGACGAAGACCGGCGCCTACGCCGAGTACGCCGTCGCCGGGACCTTCGCCCCCAAGCCGGCGGCGCTCGGCTGGGCGCAGGCCGCGAGCATCCCGGTCGCGGGCGAGACCGCGCAGCGGGTCCTCGACCTGCTGGACGTCCGCGCGGGCGAGACGCTGCTCCTGCACGGAGCCGCCGGTGCCGTGGGCGCGGTGGCCGCCCAGCTGGCCGTCGCGGCGGGCGTGACGGTGATCGGCACCGCCTCCGAGCGGA
The DNA window shown above is from Streptomyces showdoensis and carries:
- the gntD gene encoding guanitoxin biosynthesis L-enduracididine beta-hydroxylase GntD; this encodes MTIDQGVLHYDLSTDEVAQLDALIAELKQADCDPGHPRFHDEAWELTGRLPVGLRKFLAEFRRDDPAAAFKIRGFDVDDQAVGPTPGNWSDAAASLNTRREEIFLSLIGKCLGEIFSWPTLQSGRMIQNVLPIAGEENEQSGHGSDVLLEWHTEDGFHPYRCDYLALFGIRNHDRVPTTVASIRDVELSAETRKVLSEPRFYILPDDEHLRQLAVQQPDHPGLLRMRAMRETPEPVAVLFGAPDSPYLRIDPFFMRCVEGDAAAEQALKELVAELERATQDVVVEAGTLLVVDNYLAVHGRKAFTARYDGTDRWLQKAIITRDLRKSRETRDTASGRVLI
- a CDS encoding cation:proton antiporter; this translates as MAASHAVPIEAVVLADVAIVLLVGAVMVRLARRIHQPPVVAEIAAGLMLGPSLLGLLPGNLPALLFPPEARPMLSAVAQVGLALFMFLAGWELDLGKLRGRTASVGSTAILAMAVPFAVGAGAATLLHGSLAPAGVGHDMFVLYLATAFSITAFPVLARIIRDQGLGTTRVGTTAMACAAAGDVVAWCVLVLVVAMAGSGGTGGFFQVLAWTAAYAAAMLFVVRPLLHKVLRWSGNGRLAVVAAGVLLSAYATSWVGIHAIFGAFAFGLIMPRQGEGEAHALLRRQIELPLEKASSLLLPVFFVVTGLSVDIGGLGWSGLAALLLVLVAAVVGKFAGAALPARFSGMSWRDAGAFGTLMNTRGLTEIVILGIGRELGLIGPELFTMMVLMALVTTAMAGPILRLLGVGGPPPGPDPVPQAGAPAKEKIGAV
- a CDS encoding sigma factor-like helix-turn-helix DNA-binding protein — translated: MTTGARPRAVAHRLLGSHAEADEALREAERGAGPGAPAPAALVRVCLARLRAREAARSGPPPGALGSGPGEEAVLDALAPAERVAYVLHDDFGMPFDTIAEALELTPAAARQLAARARRRLAETDQMPEPDRPDPARRVPARP
- a CDS encoding DUF6479 family protein produces the protein MNTFLVGSDPVTTVAGVWQSGLAQVLGGLVLVLVLIGAFWLGSYLRNRESRPPSPEEQPHRPESDAIPGEMTEYRRPAEMPRTDGEHRLMPYQLKDGSEPNPEPPSEEKRKWGGISSGGFGSGGTGHGD
- a CDS encoding SigE family RNA polymerase sigma factor, producing the protein MRQSRADEFLEFASARSGHLFRSACLLTSGDTHLAEDLVQDTLGRMYVHWGRMHRVGNPAGYAQTVLVRSFLSHRRRRSATERPLGELPDQAPADGEDPALRIALLDALAGLAPKDRAVVVLRYWEDRSIEETADALNVSSAAVRTRSTRALAKLRRRLGGSIGELAAR
- a CDS encoding bifunctional 3'-5' exonuclease/DNA polymerase; the protein is MNERWALAPEPEGDGALLVALGPDGLPAGEVRREPDLVAAVRSRPDVARWVWRATSEVYPRLLAAGVRVERCYDVEDAEQLLLGHEGRLGEPRSAAAAWARLRNAPVPPDPPARAAEPGSQDSLFEPVASAGIPFDGLLQVYAEQQRRHDRAEHPGRMRLLTAAESAGMLVAAEMHRAGLPWRADVHREVLHGLLGERYAGGGEPRRLAELADEVSAAFGHRVRPDLPAEVLKAFARAGIRVRSTRRWELEEIDHPAVAPLIAYKKLYRIWTAHGWSWLADWVRDGRFRPEYLPGGTVSGRWTTNGGGALQIPKVIRQAVVADEGWRLVVADADQMEPRVLAAISRDPGLMEVAGHPDDLYTRLSDRAFSGDRDHAKLALLGAVYGQTSGDGLKNLAALRRRFPRAVAYVDDAAKAGEEGRLVRTWLGRTSPKAAGAAEDEEAGLPQAAAAEDDASGQYVPGYASTDARARGRFTRNFVVQGSAADWALLMLAALRRATAGMRAELVFFQHDEVIVHCPAEEAPAVTEAIRAAGDEAGRIAFGETPVRFPFTTATVERYSEAK
- a CDS encoding helix-turn-helix transcriptional regulator, producing the protein MELTATGALLAAHDVIRQPLGEILPRLSEVLAPLIPHLAAAELSTHCAHSPFKRTGDAALPYTAAELTPLLAAGVPGAPWQGRALVGGAEREVVAVRSDATPRGSVLVLVREDGAAPAGAPELGLAQALWDLVTSHFDRFASEAVPDALARSRTAADTRARVTAELTTAHAAALSGLLGVLRSRALDDAAARATATDLAVSSLIELRAESQRDRSVAEEPAAEAFARLADVLRPMLRHSAVRLELGPPQSVRTLPADVAHGTRAIVRALLLIVLEQEAVSRVHVGWTLTEHELRATVRDDGPGLLDACPLGAGSVTDRLEVLGGRLEFDAVPGWGTTVTATVPLATPEAPVAAMSPLTGLGERELEVLTHLALGHRNRQIAQELHISESTVKFHVANILNKLGVGSRGEAAALFHKAA
- a CDS encoding NADP-dependent oxidoreductase, with translation MEAIVYEEFGGHEVLRHETAVAVPEPGAGEVRVKVAAVGVNPVDWKRRYGWVEEFYPTTFPAVPGLEFAGTVDALGEGVTGVAVGDEVFGWTKTGAYAEYAVAGTFAPKPAALGWAQAASIPVAGETAQRVLDLLDVRAGETLLLHGAAGAVGAVAAQLAVAAGVTVIGTASERNHAFLRELGVTPVTYGDGLADRVREAAPQGVDAVFDAAGHDTLPVSIELLGGERSRIVTIAAPDAAEHGIVFSGVTVGESAARRLLTDQAALVAEGRLRFDLAETFPLKEAARAQELSESGHVRGKLVILL